A region of Chelonia mydas isolate rCheMyd1 chromosome 7, rCheMyd1.pri.v2, whole genome shotgun sequence DNA encodes the following proteins:
- the PCBD1 gene encoding pterin-4-alpha-carbinolamine dehydratase: MAGKAHRLSTDEREQLLPNLKAVGWNEVEGRDAIFKEFHFKDFSQAFGFMTRVALQAEKLDHHPEWFNVYSKVHIILSTHECAGLSERDINLASFIEQVAASLS, translated from the exons GCAGGAAAAGCCCACAGGTTGAGCACTGATGAGAGGGAGCAACTGTTGCCAAACCTGAAAGCTGTAGGGTGGAATGAGGTGGAAGGGAGAGATGCCATCTTCAAAGAGTTCCATTTCAAGGACTTCAGTCAG GCCTTTGGGTTCATGACCAGAGTAGCTTTGCAAGCAGAAAAACTGGACCACCACCCTGAATGGTTCAACGTTTACAGCAAG gttcACATTATCCTGAGCACACACGAGTGTGCAGGCTTATCCGAGCGGGATATCAATTTGGCCAGTTTCATAGAGCAAGTTGCAGCTTCTCTGTCTTGA